The following proteins are encoded in a genomic region of Drosophila willistoni isolate 14030-0811.24 chromosome 2L unlocalized genomic scaffold, UCI_dwil_1.1 Seg196, whole genome shotgun sequence:
- the LOC6640267 gene encoding stromelysin-3 isoform X1 codes for MSTSTSTTCQSSVFIVLGTLFSILAASQTAPVSTTTQAEIYLSQFGYLPASARNPESSGLQDKQTWVSAIEEFQSFAGLNITGELDSETMKLMSLPRCGVRDRVGSADSRSKRYALQGSRWRVKALTYKISKYPKRLKRADVDAEIGRAFAVWSLDTDLTFTRKTSGPVHIEIKFVEGEHGDGDAFDGQGGTLAHAFFPVFGGDAHFDDAELWTIGSSRGTNLFQVAAHEFGHSLGLSHSDQSSALMAPFYRGYEPVFKLDDDDKAAIQSLYGRKTTNTNQYTPTFNSPPSTQRPTSFTPPRTPLDDSICKDSKIDTIFNSAHGDTYAFKGDKFYKLTTDAVEEGYPQLISKGWPGLPSNIDAAFTYKNGKTYFFKGTQYWRYMGSQMDGVYPKEISEGFTGIPDHLDAAMVWGGNGKIYFFKGSKFWRFDPAKRPPVKASYPKPISNWEGVPNNLDAALKYTNGYTYFFKGDKYYRFHDARFAVDTATPPFPRPTAHWWFGCKNTPSSTGNLFDENDADAESEQRSQLNLDSDDDDDLDLDAAVGDHQSNDEPETAERAGTSGATTLSKSSMGGKSAASVLFSTFLLCCITKFIVS; via the exons ATGTCAACATCAACGTCAACCACCTGCCAAAGTTCAGTGTTCATAGTTTTAGGCACCCTGTTTTCCATATTGGCAGCAAGTCAAACGGCACCCGTTTCCACCACAACACAGGCAGAG ATCTATCTCTCACAATTCGGCTATTTACCCGCCTCGGCTCGCAATCCGGAGAGCAGTGGACTGCAGGATAAACAAACATGGGTCAGTGCCATCGAGGAGTTTCAAAGTTTTGCCGGTCTGAATATAACCGGCGAACTGGATTCGGAGACGATGAAATTGATGTCTCTGCCACGTTGTGGTGTTAGAGATCGTGTTGGTTCAGCCGATAGCCGATCGAAACGTTACGCCCTCCAAGGCAGTCGTTGGCGTGTCAAGGCTTTGACATATAAAATCTCCAAATATCCCAAGAGATTGAAGCGTGCCGATGTTGATGCTGAAATTGGTCGTGCCTTCGCCGTCTGGAGTTTGGATACCGATTTGACTTTCACTCGCAAAACTTCGGGACCAGTTCATATTGAAATCAA attCGTTGAAGGAGAGCATGGTGATGGTGATGCATTCGATGGTCAAGGTGGAACTCTGGCTCATGCCTTCTTCCCTGTTTTTGGCGGCGATGCTCATTTTGATGATGCTGAATTGTGGACAATTGGTTCATCGCGTGGCACAAATCTCTTTCAGGTGGCTGCCCATGAGTTCGGTCACTCGTTGGGTCTCTCCCATTCGGATCAGAGTTCAGCATTGATGGCACCATTCTATCGTGGCTATGAGCCTGTATTTAAgctcgatgatgatgataaggCGGCCATACAATCCCTCTATGGCAGAAAGACCACCAATACCAATCAGTATACTCCAACATTTAACTCACCGCCCAGTACACAGAGGCCAACATCGTTTACACCACCCCGAACGCCCCTGGATGATTCCATTTGCAAGGATTCCAAAATCGACACAATCTTCAATTCAGCTCACGGAGATACATATGCCTTCAAGGGTGATAAGTTCTATAAGTTGACCACAGATGCCGTCGAGGAGGGTTATCCACAACTGATCTCCAAGGGTTGGCCCGGTTTGCCAAGCAATATCGATGCCGCATTCACCTATAAGAATGGCAAAACATATTTCTTCAAGGGCACACAATATTGGCGCTACATGGGCAGTCAAATGGATGGTGTTTATCCCAAGGAAATTAGCGAAGGATTCACTGGTATACCCGATCATCTGGATGCCGCAATGGTTTGGGGTGGAAATGGCAAAATCTATTTCTTCAAGGGTAGCAAATTCTGGCGTTTCGATCCGGCCAAGAGGCCACCGGTTAAGGCTAGCTATCCCAAGCCAATTTCAAATTGGGAAGGTGTACCAAATAATTTGGATGCAGCACTTAAATACACAAATGGTTATACATACTTTTTCAAGGGCGATAAATACTATCGTTTCCATGATGCTCGTTTTGCG GTGGATACGGCCACACCTCCTTTCCCCAGACCCACTGCTCACTGGTGGTTCGGTTGCAAAAACACGCCCTCATCTACAGGTAATTTATTTGATGAaaatgatgctgatgctgaatCCGAGCAACGCTCACAACTTAATCTTGAtagtgatgatgatgatgatttagacTTGGATGCAG
- the LOC6640267 gene encoding matrix metalloproteinase-14 isoform X3: MSTSTSTTCQSSVFIVLGTLFSILAASQTAPVSTTTQAEIYLSQFGYLPASARNPESSGLQDKQTWVSAIEEFQSFAGLNITGELDSETMKLMSLPRCGVRDRVGSADSRSKRYALQGSRWRVKALTYKISKYPKRLKRADVDAEIGRAFAVWSLDTDLTFTRKTSGPVHIEIKFVEGEHGDGDAFDGQGGTLAHAFFPVFGGDAHFDDAELWTIGSSRGTNLFQVAAHEFGHSLGLSHSDQSSALMAPFYRGYEPVFKLDDDDKAAIQSLYGRKTTNTNQYTPTFNSPPSTQRPTSFTPPRTPLDDSICKDSKIDTIFNSAHGDTYAFKGDKFYKLTTDAVEEGYPQLISKGWPGLPSNIDAAFTYKNGKTYFFKGTQYWRYMGSQMDGVYPKEISEGFTGIPDHLDAAMVWGGNGKIYFFKGSKFWRFDPAKRPPVKASYPKPISNWEGVPNNLDAALKYTNGYTYFFKGDKYYRFHDARFAVDTATPPFPRPTAHWWFGCKNTPSSTGFKRRG; this comes from the exons ATGTCAACATCAACGTCAACCACCTGCCAAAGTTCAGTGTTCATAGTTTTAGGCACCCTGTTTTCCATATTGGCAGCAAGTCAAACGGCACCCGTTTCCACCACAACACAGGCAGAG ATCTATCTCTCACAATTCGGCTATTTACCCGCCTCGGCTCGCAATCCGGAGAGCAGTGGACTGCAGGATAAACAAACATGGGTCAGTGCCATCGAGGAGTTTCAAAGTTTTGCCGGTCTGAATATAACCGGCGAACTGGATTCGGAGACGATGAAATTGATGTCTCTGCCACGTTGTGGTGTTAGAGATCGTGTTGGTTCAGCCGATAGCCGATCGAAACGTTACGCCCTCCAAGGCAGTCGTTGGCGTGTCAAGGCTTTGACATATAAAATCTCCAAATATCCCAAGAGATTGAAGCGTGCCGATGTTGATGCTGAAATTGGTCGTGCCTTCGCCGTCTGGAGTTTGGATACCGATTTGACTTTCACTCGCAAAACTTCGGGACCAGTTCATATTGAAATCAA attCGTTGAAGGAGAGCATGGTGATGGTGATGCATTCGATGGTCAAGGTGGAACTCTGGCTCATGCCTTCTTCCCTGTTTTTGGCGGCGATGCTCATTTTGATGATGCTGAATTGTGGACAATTGGTTCATCGCGTGGCACAAATCTCTTTCAGGTGGCTGCCCATGAGTTCGGTCACTCGTTGGGTCTCTCCCATTCGGATCAGAGTTCAGCATTGATGGCACCATTCTATCGTGGCTATGAGCCTGTATTTAAgctcgatgatgatgataaggCGGCCATACAATCCCTCTATGGCAGAAAGACCACCAATACCAATCAGTATACTCCAACATTTAACTCACCGCCCAGTACACAGAGGCCAACATCGTTTACACCACCCCGAACGCCCCTGGATGATTCCATTTGCAAGGATTCCAAAATCGACACAATCTTCAATTCAGCTCACGGAGATACATATGCCTTCAAGGGTGATAAGTTCTATAAGTTGACCACAGATGCCGTCGAGGAGGGTTATCCACAACTGATCTCCAAGGGTTGGCCCGGTTTGCCAAGCAATATCGATGCCGCATTCACCTATAAGAATGGCAAAACATATTTCTTCAAGGGCACACAATATTGGCGCTACATGGGCAGTCAAATGGATGGTGTTTATCCCAAGGAAATTAGCGAAGGATTCACTGGTATACCCGATCATCTGGATGCCGCAATGGTTTGGGGTGGAAATGGCAAAATCTATTTCTTCAAGGGTAGCAAATTCTGGCGTTTCGATCCGGCCAAGAGGCCACCGGTTAAGGCTAGCTATCCCAAGCCAATTTCAAATTGGGAAGGTGTACCAAATAATTTGGATGCAGCACTTAAATACACAAATGGTTATACATACTTTTTCAAGGGCGATAAATACTATCGTTTCCATGATGCTCGTTTTGCG GTGGATACGGCCACACCTCCTTTCCCCAGACCCACTGCTCACTGGTGGTTCGGTTGCAAAAACACGCCCTCATCTACAG
- the LOC6640267 gene encoding matrix metalloproteinase-14 isoform X2: MSTSTSTTCQSSVFIVLGTLFSILAASQTAPVSTTTQAEIYLSQFGYLPASARNPESSGLQDKQTWVSAIEEFQSFAGLNITGELDSETMKLMSLPRCGVRDRVGSADSRSKRYALQGSRWRVKALTYKISKYPKRLKRADVDAEIGRAFAVWSLDTDLTFTRKTSGPVHIEIKFVEGEHGDGDAFDGQGGTLAHAFFPVFGGDAHFDDAELWTIGSSRGTNLFQVAAHEFGHSLGLSHSDQSSALMAPFYRGYEPVFKLDDDDKAAIQSLYGRKTTNTNQYTPTFNSPPSTQRPTSFTPPRTPLDDSICKDSKIDTIFNSAHGDTYAFKGDKFYKLTTDAVEEGYPQLISKGWPGLPSNIDAAFTYKNGKTYFFKGTQYWRYMGSQMDGVYPKEISEGFTGIPDHLDAAMVWGGNGKIYFFKGSKFWRFDPAKRPPVKASYPKPISNWEGVPNNLDAALKYTNGYTYFFKGDKYYRFHDARFAVDTATPPFPRPTAHWWFGCKNTPSSTAVGDHQSNDEPETAERAGTSGATTLSKSSMGGKSAASVLFSTFLLCCITKFIVS, translated from the exons ATGTCAACATCAACGTCAACCACCTGCCAAAGTTCAGTGTTCATAGTTTTAGGCACCCTGTTTTCCATATTGGCAGCAAGTCAAACGGCACCCGTTTCCACCACAACACAGGCAGAG ATCTATCTCTCACAATTCGGCTATTTACCCGCCTCGGCTCGCAATCCGGAGAGCAGTGGACTGCAGGATAAACAAACATGGGTCAGTGCCATCGAGGAGTTTCAAAGTTTTGCCGGTCTGAATATAACCGGCGAACTGGATTCGGAGACGATGAAATTGATGTCTCTGCCACGTTGTGGTGTTAGAGATCGTGTTGGTTCAGCCGATAGCCGATCGAAACGTTACGCCCTCCAAGGCAGTCGTTGGCGTGTCAAGGCTTTGACATATAAAATCTCCAAATATCCCAAGAGATTGAAGCGTGCCGATGTTGATGCTGAAATTGGTCGTGCCTTCGCCGTCTGGAGTTTGGATACCGATTTGACTTTCACTCGCAAAACTTCGGGACCAGTTCATATTGAAATCAA attCGTTGAAGGAGAGCATGGTGATGGTGATGCATTCGATGGTCAAGGTGGAACTCTGGCTCATGCCTTCTTCCCTGTTTTTGGCGGCGATGCTCATTTTGATGATGCTGAATTGTGGACAATTGGTTCATCGCGTGGCACAAATCTCTTTCAGGTGGCTGCCCATGAGTTCGGTCACTCGTTGGGTCTCTCCCATTCGGATCAGAGTTCAGCATTGATGGCACCATTCTATCGTGGCTATGAGCCTGTATTTAAgctcgatgatgatgataaggCGGCCATACAATCCCTCTATGGCAGAAAGACCACCAATACCAATCAGTATACTCCAACATTTAACTCACCGCCCAGTACACAGAGGCCAACATCGTTTACACCACCCCGAACGCCCCTGGATGATTCCATTTGCAAGGATTCCAAAATCGACACAATCTTCAATTCAGCTCACGGAGATACATATGCCTTCAAGGGTGATAAGTTCTATAAGTTGACCACAGATGCCGTCGAGGAGGGTTATCCACAACTGATCTCCAAGGGTTGGCCCGGTTTGCCAAGCAATATCGATGCCGCATTCACCTATAAGAATGGCAAAACATATTTCTTCAAGGGCACACAATATTGGCGCTACATGGGCAGTCAAATGGATGGTGTTTATCCCAAGGAAATTAGCGAAGGATTCACTGGTATACCCGATCATCTGGATGCCGCAATGGTTTGGGGTGGAAATGGCAAAATCTATTTCTTCAAGGGTAGCAAATTCTGGCGTTTCGATCCGGCCAAGAGGCCACCGGTTAAGGCTAGCTATCCCAAGCCAATTTCAAATTGGGAAGGTGTACCAAATAATTTGGATGCAGCACTTAAATACACAAATGGTTATACATACTTTTTCAAGGGCGATAAATACTATCGTTTCCATGATGCTCGTTTTGCG GTGGATACGGCCACACCTCCTTTCCCCAGACCCACTGCTCACTGGTGGTTCGGTTGCAAAAACACGCCCTCATCTACAG